GAGCGGTCTGGCTGGCCTGCTGCTAGCCCAGGTGCGTATGGGCTACTGCGGGCCGGCCACGCTTGACGCCGTGGAACGCCTCACCAGGATGGCGATGCAGACCCCCATGGGCGTTTGCTGGCCGGAATCCGAGGGACCGGAGGGCAGGCCACTTTGCGGCATGGCCCATGGCAACAGCGGAATTGCACTGGCCCTGGCCGAGGCGGGAGCCGCATATCCACCCTGTGCAGGGAAGGCTACCGAGCTCGCGGTCCAAGCCCTGCGCTGGGAATCCGCCTGGTTCGATCCCGTCCTGGGCGCCTGGCCTGACCTGCGCAGCAATCCGCCGGCGTATCCGGCGCTCTGGTGCCACGGGGCCGCCGGAATCGCGGTAGTCCGCCTTCGGCTGCTGCATCTCCGGGTAGGCCTTGGGCTTCCTGCGGATCAGCTCCGGGCCGAAGCCGAGGCCGCCGTGGCCACTTGCGGCACCGAACTCCAGCGGGAGTTGAGCAGCGGCACCCTGCCCGGCGGGCTGACGTTGTGCCACGGACTGGGTGGGCCGCTCGAGGCGCTAGTTCTCGCCCATGAAACGTGGAACGTAAAATCCCACCTGGGTGCCGCCCGTCAATACGCCGCGGCCGCCCTTGACATGCTCGAAGAGGATCCCCTCGCCTGGCCAAGCGGGCTCCGGGCCAGCGGGAGCACTGGCCTTTTTGTTGGTGTTGCTGGGGCTGCTCTCGTGTTGGCCAGGAT
The Arthrobacter alpinus genome window above contains:
- a CDS encoding lanthionine synthetase LanC family protein, which gives rise to MGEQGELHLLRKALNRCLDAISTTTIRNGGRAGWLSWDLDADGEPRRMVGGRPGLYDGDAGKVWALAALARATDRKDLGELAVAASRNLGDASQPGLLSGQAGISLAQHAAGQTPRQLPDPSTVAGSDLTSGLAGLLLAQVRMGYCGPATLDAVERLTRMAMQTPMGVCWPESEGPEGRPLCGMAHGNSGIALALAEAGAAYPPCAGKATELAVQALRWESAWFDPVLGAWPDLRSNPPAYPALWCHGAAGIAVVRLRLLHLRVGLGLPADQLRAEAEAAVATCGTELQRELSSGTLPGGLTLCHGLGGPLEALVLAHETWNVKSHLGAARQYAAAALDMLEEDPLAWPSGLRASGSTGLFVGVAGAALVLARILNPEQIASPALLL